One segment of Mastomys coucha isolate ucsf_1 unplaced genomic scaffold, UCSF_Mcou_1 pScaffold23, whole genome shotgun sequence DNA contains the following:
- the Snrk gene encoding SNF-related serine/threonine-protein kinase isoform X3, whose amino-acid sequence MLVCGQPPFQEANDSETLTMIMDCKYTVPPRVSTGCRDLITRMLQRDPKRRASLEEIESHPWLQGVDPSPATKYNIPLVSYKNLSEEEHNSIIQRMVLGDIADRDAIVEALETNRYNHITATYFLLAERILREKQEKEIQTRSASPSNIKAQFRQSWPTKIDVPQDLEDDLTATPLSHATVPQSPARAGDNVLNGHRSKGLCDPAKKDELPELAGPALSTVPPTNLKPTASGRKCLFRVEEDEEEDEEDKKPVSLSTQVVLRRKPSVTNRLTSRKSAPVLNQIFEEGESDDEFDMDENLPPKLSRLKMNIASPGTVHKRYHRRKSQGRGSSCSSSETSDDDSESRRRLDKDSGFAYSWHRRDSSEGPPGSEGDGGGQSKPSSGGGVDKASPGEQGTGGGSQGGSGGTPSGTAGSSRRCAGPDSSSSSPASASAAPRGAELVQSLKLVSLCLGSQLHGAKYILDPQKALFSSVKVQEKSTWKMCISAPGPSPSADLDPVRTKKLRNNVLQLPLCEKTISVNIQRSRKEGLLCASSPASCCHVI is encoded by the exons GACTGCAAGTACACTGTGCCACCCCGTGTGTCTACAGGGTGCAGGGA CCTGATCACACGGATGCTGCAGAGAGACCCCAAAAGGAGAGCCTCTCTGGAGGAGATCGAAAGCCACCCTTGGCTCCAGGGGGTGGACCCCTCACCAGCCACCAAGTATAACATTCCCCTCGTGTCCTACAAGAACCTCTCAGAAGAAGAGCACAATAGCATCATCCAGCGCATGGTGCTTGGGGACATCGCAGACCGAGACGCCATCGTAGA AGCCCTGGAAACCAACAGGTACAACCATATTACCGCCACTTACTTCTTACTTGCTGAAAGGATCCtgagagaaaagcaagagaaagaaatacagaccAGGTCTGCGAGCCCCAGCAACATCAAGGCCCAGTTTAG GCAGTCATGGCCAACCAAAATTGATGTACCCCAAGACCTTGAAGATGATCTCACTGCCACCCCTCTGTCACATGCTACAGTCCCGCAGTCTCCTGCTCGGGCTGGTGACAATGTCCTCAATGGCCACAGGAGCAAAGGCCTGTGTGACCCAGCCAAGAAAGATGAGCTTCCGGAGCTGGCTGGGCCAGCACTGTCTACTGTTCCACCCACAAACCTAAAGCCCACAGCCAGTGGGCGCAAGTGTCTCTTCAGGgtagaagaagatgaggaggaggatgaggaggacaagAAGCCTGTGTCCCTATCCACACAGGTGGTGCTGCGCCGGAAGCCATCAGTCACCAATCGTCTGACATCTCGAAAGAGTGCCCCGGTGCTCAACCAGATCTTTGAGGAGGGCGAGTCTGACGACGAGTTTGACATGGACGAGAACCTGCCGCCCAAGCTGAGCCGGCTGAAGATGAACATTGCTTCACCAGGCACAGTGCACAAGCGATACCACCGCAGGAAAAGCCAGGGCCGTGGCTCGAGTTGCAGCAGCTCTGAGACCAGTGATGACGACTCCGAGAGCCGCCGGCGGCTGGACAAGGATAGCGGTTTTGCTTATTCCTGGCACCGGCGTGACAGCAGTGAGGGGCCACCAGGCAGTGAGGGCGATGGCGGTGGCCAGAGCAAGCCTAGCAGCGGTGGTGGTGTGGACAAGGCCAGCCCAGGCGAGCAGGGCACAGGTGGCGGCAGCCAGGGAGGCTCAGGTGGGACCCCATCGGGTACAGCAGGCTCCTCACGGCGCTGTGCAGGCCCCgactcctcctcatcctcccccGCCTCCGCCTCTGCCGCTCCACGTGGTGCAGAGCTTGTACAGAGCCTCAAACTTGTGAGCCTGTGCCTAGGCTCGCAGCTGCATGGCGCCAAGTACATTCTGGACCCGCAGAAGGCCTTGTTTTCCAGCGTGAAGGTGCAAGAGAAGTCCACTTGGAAGATGTGCATCAGCGCCCCAGGCCCCAGCCCCTCCGCCGACCTAGACCCGGTGAGGACCAAGAAGCTGAGGAACAACGTGCTCCAGCTACCTCTGTGCGAAAAGACCATCTCCGTGAACATCCAGCGCAGCCGCAAGGAGGGGCTGCTCTGCGCCTCCAGCCCCGCCAGCTGCTGCCACGTCATCTGA
- the Snrk gene encoding SNF-related serine/threonine-protein kinase isoform X2 — MEREGNDDIWSLGVILFMLVCGQPPFQEANDSETLTMIMDCKYTVPPRVSTGCRDLITRMLQRDPKRRASLEEIESHPWLQGVDPSPATKYNIPLVSYKNLSEEEHNSIIQRMVLGDIADRDAIVEALETNRYNHITATYFLLAERILREKQEKEIQTRSASPSNIKAQFRQSWPTKIDVPQDLEDDLTATPLSHATVPQSPARAGDNVLNGHRSKGLCDPAKKDELPELAGPALSTVPPTNLKPTASGRKCLFRVEEDEEEDEEDKKPVSLSTQVVLRRKPSVTNRLTSRKSAPVLNQIFEEGESDDEFDMDENLPPKLSRLKMNIASPGTVHKRYHRRKSQGRGSSCSSSETSDDDSESRRRLDKDSGFAYSWHRRDSSEGPPGSEGDGGGQSKPSSGGGVDKASPGEQGTGGGSQGGSGGTPSGTAGSSRRCAGPDSSSSSPASASAAPRGAELVQSLKLVSLCLGSQLHGAKYILDPQKALFSSVKVQEKSTWKMCISAPGPSPSADLDPVRTKKLRNNVLQLPLCEKTISVNIQRSRKEGLLCASSPASCCHVI; from the exons GACTGCAAGTACACTGTGCCACCCCGTGTGTCTACAGGGTGCAGGGA CCTGATCACACGGATGCTGCAGAGAGACCCCAAAAGGAGAGCCTCTCTGGAGGAGATCGAAAGCCACCCTTGGCTCCAGGGGGTGGACCCCTCACCAGCCACCAAGTATAACATTCCCCTCGTGTCCTACAAGAACCTCTCAGAAGAAGAGCACAATAGCATCATCCAGCGCATGGTGCTTGGGGACATCGCAGACCGAGACGCCATCGTAGA AGCCCTGGAAACCAACAGGTACAACCATATTACCGCCACTTACTTCTTACTTGCTGAAAGGATCCtgagagaaaagcaagagaaagaaatacagaccAGGTCTGCGAGCCCCAGCAACATCAAGGCCCAGTTTAG GCAGTCATGGCCAACCAAAATTGATGTACCCCAAGACCTTGAAGATGATCTCACTGCCACCCCTCTGTCACATGCTACAGTCCCGCAGTCTCCTGCTCGGGCTGGTGACAATGTCCTCAATGGCCACAGGAGCAAAGGCCTGTGTGACCCAGCCAAGAAAGATGAGCTTCCGGAGCTGGCTGGGCCAGCACTGTCTACTGTTCCACCCACAAACCTAAAGCCCACAGCCAGTGGGCGCAAGTGTCTCTTCAGGgtagaagaagatgaggaggaggatgaggaggacaagAAGCCTGTGTCCCTATCCACACAGGTGGTGCTGCGCCGGAAGCCATCAGTCACCAATCGTCTGACATCTCGAAAGAGTGCCCCGGTGCTCAACCAGATCTTTGAGGAGGGCGAGTCTGACGACGAGTTTGACATGGACGAGAACCTGCCGCCCAAGCTGAGCCGGCTGAAGATGAACATTGCTTCACCAGGCACAGTGCACAAGCGATACCACCGCAGGAAAAGCCAGGGCCGTGGCTCGAGTTGCAGCAGCTCTGAGACCAGTGATGACGACTCCGAGAGCCGCCGGCGGCTGGACAAGGATAGCGGTTTTGCTTATTCCTGGCACCGGCGTGACAGCAGTGAGGGGCCACCAGGCAGTGAGGGCGATGGCGGTGGCCAGAGCAAGCCTAGCAGCGGTGGTGGTGTGGACAAGGCCAGCCCAGGCGAGCAGGGCACAGGTGGCGGCAGCCAGGGAGGCTCAGGTGGGACCCCATCGGGTACAGCAGGCTCCTCACGGCGCTGTGCAGGCCCCgactcctcctcatcctcccccGCCTCCGCCTCTGCCGCTCCACGTGGTGCAGAGCTTGTACAGAGCCTCAAACTTGTGAGCCTGTGCCTAGGCTCGCAGCTGCATGGCGCCAAGTACATTCTGGACCCGCAGAAGGCCTTGTTTTCCAGCGTGAAGGTGCAAGAGAAGTCCACTTGGAAGATGTGCATCAGCGCCCCAGGCCCCAGCCCCTCCGCCGACCTAGACCCGGTGAGGACCAAGAAGCTGAGGAACAACGTGCTCCAGCTACCTCTGTGCGAAAAGACCATCTCCGTGAACATCCAGCGCAGCCGCAAGGAGGGGCTGCTCTGCGCCTCCAGCCCCGCCAGCTGCTGCCACGTCATCTGA